GAGACCGTTAGACTCATTTTTGATTTCATCTGTTTCAATTTCAGATGAAGAATCATCATAGATATcaggaaaatatttatcattatgaTTGTTACAATAATTTGCAATgttattttgataatccCAATCATCCATTGAATCTCTTTGTGTATTTTtactaaaataatttttcaaagatttttttgaatttaattttaatatacattCAAATCTTTCAgctttataaattaatatatatccacTTTGGGTTCctaaaataataactttTCCAATACCTCCTATATTTCCATAAACCATAGATGTAATAGTGTTTGGATATAAACTTTTGTGTTGCAATAATTTTCCTcttattgtatatttttcataaacaCATGGAGTttgaattataatatttgtattcGGATTTTGTTTTGTATGCTCAATATTAATAGCTATTACAGGACCTGGTTTATTAGGCTGATTAGGGATCCCACATATTTTAGcgacatatatatgattttttataactatcgattttatatttgtaactAGATTTGAAAAACtccatttattttgttcatcCCATTCTTCATTTTGCTGATCTATTCTTATCAAATTATCATTTGTACTATCAGATCTTGTAAATTGTTTTTGAAATCTAtctaaaaaatttgtttcttttttaatctCTGGTTTAGTTAATTTGTTTCCGTTTTCTAcgttttcattattatttcggttgtcatatttttttctctctCCATTTTCAATCGCATCAGGGTCTCGTTTTTCTATTACATCCTCTTTGTAACTTGCATTTCGTTTGGTGGAATTATTTGTGTCGTTGTTCTGATTTTCTTTACCATCACTTATTTTCGTTTTTGGTGGCAAACTGAACGACTCAccatttgtatatatttctcccatattattttgcgATGctatttgttattatacGTGCTTGacgtattttttttgactaTTATTTAGATTGATAAAATTTGAGAGGGGTGTCGGAAGGGTTCCGAGAAACGTGtgcatatacaaaaaatagaacaggtaaacataattttaaaaacaaaaacaaaaatatagatctatcaaatatgcatgtacatatagttaaataagaaaatgttatattatGAAGATTGGCTAGTATGCACTTGCATATttgcatttaaaaaataggaaATATATCCAAacatgtgaaaaaaaaaaaacaaaaaatatcaacTTTGAATAGtgctataaaaaatgaaagtcacatatttttaacaatacaagaaacaaataaaaataagtagATGAATATAAACTGAGAGAAGCATTGATCAAGTATATCAATCCAAAATGGTCATGGTATAAATGGTATAAAGTACGAGTACATGTTGATGTTCATTcggtaaaataaatatacttatatCAATGATTGTGAGCTtgtaatttaataaaacaacataaaatatgtgaatatataaacccacaaaaaaaaattgtcatcatattttatttgtctACTGTTATTAAAAACTGGGTACAATACTGTATTAGTAAGTATATGCCCAACACAGTTGTAAATGCAATTAAATTGTCTATTAATTAGATATTTAATatgaacaatatatatatgtattatatatattttcagaTAGGTAAGTATGCATGTTTTCCATGGTATATCAACTAGCCATATGCATAACACGCAATAATATGTATGAacgtatataaataaaagggTAAGGaagtagaaaaaaataacgattgtaaaattaaaaagttttataaataatgaaaaatcaaataCTTAATcagtaatataaataagatttacattatcataaaaaaaaatagctgaCTTGATCAAAGtagtataaaatatgaacaagcAGCTTActctatataaaaaaatacacctTTATAATTAGTTAATGCCATTTTTCGATGTTGCCTATggtcatatatatataaacataatacggtaatatatttataagtatatattttcttaatgtgatgttttttttttaaataaataaaggaacagaataatatgtttaaatatattagtgGATAACATATGCATCCCCAGagtttgtaaatataaatatataatcatttaaaatgacaaaaaataaataatttaacactataatttttatatatccatattttatactCATAGTaagtatataaatgtaataatatgttaaaaaaaaaaaaaaaaaaataaagagaaAGCAGCAaatgcacatatataaatttgacTATTAtgctaataatatatgcatacttaatttatataaagggAAAAATCCtgattcctttttttattttataatttctttgatgtttattttttttttattttagaaTATCTACTTCAATTATAtgttattcatttattgtAAAATTTTGTGAACAAGCCCCATGTTTTATCAGGTTGGCATTTCACAAAAACAAACTAAACagtaaataaattacaaaataagTAGAAAGCATTTGCATACTTAGTAACATAGGATGATCTCCTTCggcataaatatttttgcaaTGCCATTCATCGTAtgaatatacatttttaaaagaaattatttattttttttgttggaattaaataattcgaaaaatgaattaaagccatattgaaaataaaaaataggagAAGGTAGAAATGGGCTAACAAAACTCGAAGCAACAATAAATTGTGTTAGCATATTGTTTACATAATTACTTGGCATtgaattgtttttataaaaataaactcaGTCCGAGTAATCCATAtagttaaataatattttatagagCATATGGTAGCTAGGTCTTAACCCTCATCCATTtgtttacaaaaaaaatcaactTGATAAGTGTGCATAGATAATATATGGATAAACCCCAATTTGTACACACAGTTGAATAAgcagatatatataatggaGAACCACGATAGGGGCAAGTATAAACAGAAACATATTTCAAATCAAGAGGAAAGTAGAAACTAtagtacatatataaaaagtaataatacaaaCGAACCGAATTTATGTGATAATATGTCTGcttatgaaaatgataaatatataaatgaactattagaaaaagataaaaataaatttgatatgtttataaatttttatgaagaaaataaaacaaataatatgaatgatataaatgattGGATATTAGGTAAATGTAATCAAATTGATAATCATACAATAAATTATTCTAAAGTTATAGCTAGCTGGTTTTATGATAGATTATTAAAATGCTTAACATTCAAAAATAagttaaatttaatttttatctatCATGAAATAGTAAGAAATTTAatgttaaataataaaaataaagaaatggTTGAgtttaagaaatatatgcatcCAATGATTCAAGATGTTTATACATGTGCCTATTATAAAGATCAAAATTCAATAAGTGTTTTATTacaaattgtatataaatggaaagaattaaatattaatgatcATAAcgaaacaaaattattattaaatatttttcactATAACGAACATAATGGATATGCTGATAATTCAAATGAGTTTGATAACTCATATAatcaaaaaacaaataaatataaaaacagttcagattataatatgaataataaatatagatataataatacatttacacaaaataatagtgtTCCGCCTCCACCCCCTCCTACTGCTCCACCACCATCTGCTTacttaaataatgaatcaaaacaaatttccataaatgataaatacaaaaaaataagagaTTCAAATGATGGTGGTTACAGTCAcaaaagtaataataatcgaaacttttttaataattccgAAATAGATaatgattataataaaaacccTGAAGATATTTCTGTAGGATTTTTAGCTACCTTACTAAAActtatatcaaaaaaaggaaaaaaacaacaaatAGCTCTTGTTCCTTATACACCTATAGAAATTTCCTATACATATCAAACCCCACCATCCACAAATATGACACAAAagttaaatgaaaaaataaacgatTTCTATGAAgaattaaaacatattgTAAATGATGAAGATATCGAAAGTAGTGACATTTCTGATACTAATGAAGTTATGAATGCATAcgataattataaaaagtttataTCTACAAATAAAAGGAAAACTGGAGGAAAAGATggaaaaggaaataaaaaatcgaaaaataATGACAAATTATCTGCTgatcaaaataaagaatatgaTGATTCAAGTGATACTAATACAACATTTTCTTCTGTTGAACTTTTTGATAATTCAATGGTTGAACTTTTAAACGATGataatgatattttaaaaaaaaataaaaaaaataaaaatgttagcTTTAGTCAAATTGCTATTGAAAATGCTCAAAATTGGAATGAAGAAACGGATAATGCTATGGGAggatataattttgatttttatcCAATGCCAGGAATGGGTGATAATTCAAACATAGAAGATGTTTTCGAAAATTATAGACGAAATAAATCTAATGTTTATCATGGGTCTATTGCccaaaaattttgaaaaaaataggagcataaaattgtatttttttgtcgTTTTTTTagccttttttttaaccttttttttaacatttttgttCACAATTTGTCTACACAAATGTgatgtttttttctataaatatacaactcttatcttattttattacgctttaatatttttcgcatttgtttttttaagtcATATGAAATAGgctataatatataataaaatatgaaccgTTCAGGTAAATTTACCCATTTTAGTAAAAATTTACATGCACAAggcatgtatatattttattagctagcttaatgaaaatgcgcattaaaaatatgcacacacaattggatttaaaaaaaaacaaataatttaaaacaaaaaaaatgttacttagagtttataaaaataaaatcaacatatattatgtcGAAAAATACATggatatgcatatttttcgGTTTTAtgtattccatttttacattatatgatattttcttcttgGAAAATTGGGGTGTATGTAAAAACAGAATAGCtatgaaatatatcatcAAACAAATGCGTTAAAAAcatgaataatatatatgattttattatacccacgaaaaaaatagaaaatgttgatccattatttaaaagaaaaagcaAAGCTTCAGATTCATTTTtgaatttcttttttatatttttaatattttctactATCTCATATATTgtcatattttcttttttaagaTATGAGCGTATATCGACaagagaaaataataaattatataagaatgaaaaaaaaattaaaaaaaatctgGAATtcaaaaaacgaaaaatcatctttttatttataaaggatttatcaatatatacaatttttttgttgtcATAAAATTTTCGCTTTAAAAGGCTTATCAATACAgaacatattattaatataataaattggatttgtttttttccatcAATTTTAATTGGCATTGTATTTTCACTTGCTTTTGTCTCGTTGCtatctttatcatttaacTTATTAGCATTGTCATTTGTTTTGTCTATAtctttatgttttttttcttttgtatgcctttcttttaaattcgatttttctttcttatCATTACCTTGAGATAAATTAGTTTCatccttttttaaattatctttTTCACTATTGCTAggattactttttttatctttcaGAGTGTCAGAATTTTGGcttgcatttttattttcgctCAAATCTGATTTGTTCTCACTTGCCTTATCGCCATTTTTCTCGCTTATTTtgtcatcatttttttcggttgattttttcttttctttattgTCGTTGTCTTTTGTTTGGTCTTCTTTTAGGTCGATATCATTTGTTGTGTCAGAATTGGATACTTTTGCAGAAGatgcatttatttcattaattgTATCCAGGTTTGaagtttttaatttttcatcttcTTGCTTTTTATCACTGTTGTCGATTTTCTGTTCGTTGtcttcctttttttctGCATCCTTCCCTTTAGATATGCCCATTAAAATGTCCATACGctctttgttttttttgagCAATTTATTTCGTCTTTTCAATGCCTGTTTATCCATTTTAAAActgttttttatacttattAGTTATATAACTATTTCCCAAACTGCAAACACACATATGCAATCTGTTCATTCGCTATGCATGTACGTACGTCTTTATGAGAGCGCGATAAATacgtatataattatagtaACAATTTCCAACTTGTTTAAAATGGCTGCCAATTTTGATATACTAAACAAGGTTGAAGGTGTGTATTTTTTGGCATAGCAAGATATATGAGGttgctatattttttttaaattttccgTTTTAAGCATATAGCTAAATTGGACGTACAcacaaatatatcataaatGTTGAGACATacaaatatgcataacTAGGGTCTACCATATAACTATGGGTATAATACTTTGATAAAccattataataaatcaatatacttattataaaaaaggattataataataatacatcaTTTTAatctatttattttaaaaaatatatatatcaatataatttattatggtgtttataaattatatgtaatGCAAAATTCGTATTTTAaaggaattaaaaattttccattttatttaaaattaaattaaatgatttgTTTTGTTGTAAATGTTAATACATTTTGTCAGTCCCTAATTTTGTGAATAtacttaaataatttaaaaaaaattggtactgaatttgttttaaattaaaaatatatctaagatatttatttgatatattatgcTCGTTGTATTTTGGCTTCCTTCAAATTTtccataataattttttttcatttattccTTAGCAATTAcatatgattatatatatatttttttatttttcaatttattatttatatttgtttatttaggatttttatttatcttattataattaactCTATATTAATTTCAACTATcgttttatatacatacatatatgtatatatatttttgatatatgtAGGGTGATAAGGGACTACCAATTGTTGCcttgaaattttttattttttcataatattataatctatatatttattaaatgttttataaatatataatacatattattattcaaattaaaatttatagattttctttttgtcaATAATCCTATGGATGGTCATAAATTtgatatttaaattatgttattaatttgagtttcaaaaatatgaacatacataatatattatgaaaataaaatacttataaaatggtatatttataaatataccctttttttgttttattctATCAATCGAATAATGTTattgcaaaaaataaatgcaaaACACTtattggaaaaatatatataaaagagttcgatatatttcatattgaaaaatatacgattgtatattttaacaATACCTACGTgtagatataaatattgaaGAACAATAATTCGATTATTTAGTTTTAAgttctatatttatgaaaaaaaaaaatatattttttcagttTAATGCTATAACTAATATAATACTGAGGCAATGCCTcccaaaatatatatggacacatttgtgcatatattacGAATTTCGTAttcctttattatttttttttttttacattgaTTTTAACAAATGCAtgttaaaattgaaaaccCGTATCCCCGCCCTGATTTTATGAAGCCAGGTAAGAATCCCAGCTATGCCCCATAGCTTGTTCATGCCTATTGTATAGCCATTCatagtttatttttgaaaaatatgtacatgATAAGTATAAGGCAGTAAACATACACATGCATGCGATCCCCTTTCCTTGTTGCAGACCCAGGCATTGAAGATCTAAGTGACAAAGATGATGACGATCAAATCAACGAAGAAGATAGTTGGGTTGTTATAGGGTCCTTTTTTGGGAGTCATGGTTTAGTGAATCAACAAATTGAAAGTTATAACGATTTTATAGAATATAGAATGCAAGAAATAATAGATGAACATCCACATATTGAAATAAAACCTCAACCACAATATAGACCTgataaagatgaaaatacaaatataatatattctttgAAATTCGGTCAGCTATCATTAGATAGACCATTTTTTGATGAAAAGAATttagttaataaaaatttatggcCTCAAGAAGCCAGATTAAGAAACTTAACTTATTCATctgctatatatattgacaTAGAGCAAAGTACATATATGATTGATGAAActacaaaaaaacaaattttaaaagaaaagttTGTATATGAACGTATAAATTTAGGTAGAATACCTCTTATGCTTAAATCTATGTTTTGTTGGACAAAGGGCTTGCcagaaaatgatatttcAGATATGGGGGAGTGTAGTTTAGATCAAGGTggttattttattgttaatGGTGGTGAGAAAGTTTTAGTTGCTCAAGAAAGAATggcaaataattttatatatgtatttaaaaaaaagcattCTTCAAAATTTGGATGGATTGCAGAAATTCGATCTCAAATGGAAAAATCACAAGCTACATCTGGTTTTTCtgtaaaaatgaaaacaaaatcGGGTTCTAGAAGTGGTGGTTCTGGAAGATCAAGTGGTGGATTACTTGTTGCTACATTACCATATATAAGAACCGAAATATCAGTCGGAATATTATTTAGGGCATTAGGTTGTACTTCGGATAGAGATATATTACAACGTATTGTATATGACTTTAATGACAAAATGATGATTAACATAATGAGAGAAACATTAGAGGAATGTATTGATTATCCTACACAAGATATATGCTTAGATTATATCGGAAAAAGAGGACCAACAGTTGGTGCATCAAGAGATAAAAGAattttatatgcaaaaGAATTGTTACGTAAAGAGGTATTACCACATATGGGTACAGGAGCCGGTGTTGAAAGTAAAAAATCTTATTTTATTGGATACATGATAAATAGATTATTATTAGCTGAATTAGGAAGAATTAAAGAAGATGATAGAGATCACTTTGGAAAGAAAAGATTAGATATAGCTGGTCCACTTATGGCAAGTAGTTTTGCTACTTACTTTAGAAAGATGGCAAAAGATGTAAGAAGAGTATTACAAAGACAAATAGATAATAACAAACCTTTTGATGTAGCTGGAGCAATAAGAAGCTGTTCACAAATAACACAAGGAATGCAATATCAACTAGCTACAGGAAATTGGGGTAAGGATAAAGATGGAAAAGTTATAAGAACAGGAGTAGCTCAAGTGTTAAACCGATTAACATATTCTTCATGTTTATCACATTTAAGAAGGTTGAACACACCATTAGGTAGAGAAGGAAAAATGGCGAAACCAAGACAATTACATAATACCCATTGGGGTATGATATGTCCTTTTGAAACACCAGAAGGTCAATCTGTTGGTttagtaaaaaatttatcttTAATGTGTGATATAAGTGTTGGTACATCTacgaataatatatatgaatttttaacAGAATGGGGTCTAGAATCATTAGATGAAGTACCACCACAATTATTGAATGAAAAAgtgaaattatttttaaatggaaAATGGGTTGGTTGTTTTAATCAAATAGATAACTTAATAGAAACTTTGTACGAATTACGAAGAAGATGTGATATATCACCAGAAGCATCAATTGTTAGAGATGTGAATagtaaagaaataaaaatttttacagATTCAGGTCGAGCTATGAGACCATTATATGTAGTAAAAAATGTAGGaggtaaaaataaattaaaactaACAAAAGAGCATATTAGAAATGCTACAAAATATCCAGATAAATATAACTGGgattattttatacaagAAGGTATTATTGAATATATAGATTgtgaagaagaagaaacaACTATGATAAGTATGTTTATAGACGATTTAAAAACTGGGACTggttattataataattatacacACTGTGAAATACATCCATCTTTAATTCTAGGTGTTTGTGCATCTATTATTCCATTTAGTGATCATAATCAAAGTCCTCGTAATACATATCAAAGTGCAATGAGTAAACAAGCAATGGGAATTTATgtaacaaattttaatatacgGTTAGATACGTTAGCTCATTTGCTATATTATCCACAAAAACCATTAGTATGTACAAAAGCTACagaatatttacattttaaagATTTACCAGCTGGAATAAATGCAATTGTAGCAATTATGTGTTATACAGGATACAATCAAGAAGATAGTTTGATCATGAATCAATCATCCATTGATCGGGGGTTATTTAGAAGTGTTTTTTATCGTACTTATACTAGTGAAGAAAAACAACAAGGTAGTTTAATTATTGAATCGTTTGAAAAACCATCTGTAAGAGTAGTAAAAGGATTGAAGAGAGGtgattatacaaaattagaGGATGATGGTTTGATAGCACCTGGAATTCGGGTTCTTGGTGATGATATTATAATTGGGAAAGTATCTCCAAGTATTgatgatgaagaagatataataattcaaaaaaaaattcctAATGCTTCTTTAACCACatctaataataaaaatatttatgatacTACAGTTGGTAGTGATAATATTAGTAGTAGTTCTAGTGTGATGGGAAGTCCATCTTATACTTCTAGTATGTTAGATGTAGGTTCTGAACCCAATGGAAATGAAAGATATACATCTGGTAGTAGTAGTGTTGGAAGTGATACTGCATCTAGAATCAATTCAGTGTCAGGACAATCACATACTACATTAGTATCAGGAGCAGAAAGCGATAGATATGGTAGTACTGCCGGTGCTACTATTAGAGAAGATGTAGAAGTGCCGACATTAACTATTCGAACAACTAGCGCAATgaaacaatataaaaaagattgTTCTTTAAGTATACgatcaaatgaaaatggtGTTATAGATACAGTTATGTTATCATCAAATAGTAGAGGTAATAAATTTGCTAAAGTAAAAGTACGATCAGTTAGAATACCTCAAATCGGAGATAAGTTTGCAAGTAGGCATGGACAAAAAGGTACAATCGGTATAACCTATAGAATGGAAGATATGCCATTTACATCTGATGGTACATTTCctgatattattatgaaccCACATGCAGTTCCATCTCGTATGACTATCGGGCATTTAGTTGAATGCTTAGCTGGTAAGGTAGCTGCTATTGAAGGAGGAGAAGGAGATGCAACTccattttctaaaattacAGTTCAAGAAATTTCGGAACGTTTACATAGATTAGGTTATGAAAAATACggtaatgatatattatataatgggCATAATGGTAGAATGCTAAAatctaaaatatttataggaCCAACATTTTATCAAAGATTAAAACATATGGTGGAAGATAAAATACATGCCAGAAGTAGAGGACCTCTAACTATGATTACAAGACAACCAACAGAAGGAAGATCAAGAGATGGTGGTTTAAGATTTGGAGAAATGGAAAGAGATTGTATGATATCTCATGGATCTGCTAAAATGTTAAAGGAACGTTTATTTGAAGAAAGTGATGCATATCGTGTTCATGTTTGTGATAATTGTGGTTTATCCTGTGTAgcagatataaataaaaatgcttATGAATGTACTATATGTAATAGTAAGACAAATATTtcacaaatttatattccaTATGCATGTAAGTTACTTTTTCAAGAACTAATGACAATGGCAATATATCCGAAGCTTGTTCTCGAAGATATGTAAGCACCAAAATCaagcatttttatataaacccAAATCTTTGAATACttaattttacaattttttttttgtaataattgCGCTTTGCGTTTTATTTCTATTGCATGCCCATTCTCAAAAATATGTCataaaaatcgaaaaaaatttttcattttttcctaCATAAACGTTAAAATGTTTCACGGCTTTATTTAAGCTACATTTTAAACTATATCTTATAACTGCATCTTATTactaaacaaaatatactGCATCATTCGCCATATTTCCGTCTTGAAATACGAACACAATTTTTGAAACacgaattattttaataaagtttttaaaaaatttgtggTTGTGTTTGGGTCCTTGTTTGGCAAATGGAAGTCGAGCAACTACCTCCATCATCAAACAggacataaaaaaattagcaaAAAGTTCGAAAAAGAGTAtgcaaattaataaataaacatgtTGGTAATGAacgaataaataaatggatGAGCAGGTGGTGTAGTAATATGCCAAAGGAGGGAGTCTAATTGGTGTTGGTATGTCACTTTTAATTGATTTACAATATCAATTCGTCAAGCGGTATCTTGAGTTCCTTCGAAATGGTTCTGATTGTTTCCTCTGGGACCTGAATAGtcaattttgtatatgGGTCGAGAGGGTCGTAAGTAATTGAATTATTAGTTTCACAAAAAAcactattatttaaaaatgcaaaattatttgcTGAATTTAAAAGTGTACTGCCACAAAAGCCACTCCACTGTACTCCATTCATTAAACTATTACGCACTAGACaagataaattattagGCGTATAATAAGAAACAAATCCTAATTGTATTAACGAATTTATTTGTTGGCATATTAaactatttaatattaactGTTCATCAAAAAAACATACTAATAAACAATCTGTTAGACATAGCCATCttataaatgtaaaaattttagGAATAGATTGGCCTATTAAAGTTAATATAGATTCATTACTATTTCttgttttccttttttttggCAAATTAAATGCACCTCCTTTTACCGttgcattaaaaaaacgtTTATCAGTTAATGGTGAATTTCTAGATGCTAAATATGCacctaataataatatctttgaataaaatgataaatctattttattttttaaatttgtctgatttaaaaaaactgaATCTGTTAACTCGAAGGTAAAATGGCTAGCATGATTATAAGTAGCAACACGAATATGAGTATCTATATTTCTTTGTAATgcattcatattttcaacAATGGGTTCTAATGTTCCATCTATTATTggtttaataaataaaggcCACATATGagaacatataaataataattcatgGAAATCACTTTTATAATCCTTATATGaaacatttataatataatcaatATATCTACAccatatatcatatataacatCATTCTCTAAAacaacattatttttttttattacaaattCTTTTCCTGTACTTCCTTGATTCTTATTTgtagtataatatattttgagatctttatcattatatgtTAGTAAAGATTCAAAACACATAGTACTATATAatctatataatatatttttacacatATCAGATGTATATGAATCAAACCAAACTGTTGGAGGTTGTGGTAATCCATCAAATATTTCATCAGGTAATGGTGACctattaattaatattacaCATAATCCTCTTGTTGTTTTATTAGCTTTACTTAAATCATTATAAGGACctttaatatattcatgtATTCTTGTTaatgcataaaataaatcagGATGGGTTCTAACCAAATATCTAATATTAtctaatataaatacaacagatctatcatataatttatctttataataatttttattactatatatttttattctatttttttttgtattattttgttcgtCTTCtaactgttttttttctgcaGATGAAATGTCTTGTGATTTTTTCCCAGCCTTATCAAGTTTGTTATGCTttcctttttcatttatttttatatttttacctCTCTTGTC
This portion of the Plasmodium chabaudi chabaudi strain AS genome assembly, chromosome: 3 genome encodes:
- a CDS encoding DNA-directed RNA polymerase II subunit RPB2, putative — protein: MHVKIENPYPRPDFMKPDPGIEDLSDKDDDDQINEEDSWVVIGSFFGSHGLVNQQIESYNDFIEYRMQEIIDEHPHIEIKPQPQYRPDKDENTNIIYSLKFGQLSLDRPFFDEKNLVNKNLWPQEARLRNLTYSSAIYIDIEQSTYMIDETTKKQILKEKFVYERINLGRIPLMLKSMFCWTKGLPENDISDMGECSLDQGGYFIVNGGEKVLVAQERMANNFIYVFKKKHSSKFGWIAEIRSQMEKSQATSGFSVKMKTKSGSRSGGSGRSSGGLLVATLPYIRTEISVGILFRALGCTSDRDILQRIVYDFNDKMMINIMRETLEECIDYPTQDICLDYIGKRGPTVGASRDKRILYAKELLRKEVLPHMGTGAGVESKKSYFIGYMINRLLLAELGRIKEDDRDHFGKKRLDIAGPLMASSFATYFRKMAKDVRRVLQRQIDNNKPFDVAGAIRSCSQITQGMQYQLATGNWGKDKDGKVIRTGVAQVLNRLTYSSCLSHLRRLNTPLGREGKMAKPRQLHNTHWGMICPFETPEGQSVGLVKNLSLMCDISVGTSTNNIYEFLTEWGLESLDEVPPQLLNEKVKLFLNGKWVGCFNQIDNLIETLYELRRRCDISPEASIVRDVNSKEIKIFTDSGRAMRPLYVVKNVGGKNKLKLTKEHIRNATKYPDKYNWDYFIQEGIIEYIDCEEEETTMISMFIDDLKTGTGYYNNYTHCEIHPSLILGVCASIIPFSDHNQSPRNTYQSAMSKQAMGIYVTNFNIRLDTLAHLLYYPQKPLVCTKATEYLHFKDLPAGINAIVAIMCYTGYNQEDSLIMNQSSIDRGLFRSVFYRTYTSEEKQQGSLIIESFEKPSVRVVKGLKRGDYTKLEDDGLIAPGIRVLGDDIIIGKVSPSIDDEEDIIIQKKIPNASLTTSNNKNIYDTTVGSDNISSSSSVMGSPSYTSSMLDVGSEPNGNERYTSGSSSVGSDTASRINSVSGQSHTTLVSGAESDRYGSTAGATIREDVEVPTLTIRTTSAMKQYKKDCSLSIRSNENGVIDTVMLSSNSRGNKFAKVKVRSVRIPQIGDKFASRHGQKGTIGITYRMEDMPFTSDGTFPDIIMNPHAVPSRMTIGHLVECLAGKVAAIEGGEGDATPFSKITVQEISERLHRLGYEKYGNDILYNGHNGRMLKSKIFIGPTFYQRLKHMVEDKIHARSRGPLTMITRQPTEGRSRDGGLRFGEMERDCMISHGSAKMLKERLFEESDAYRVHVCDNCGLSCVADINKNAYECTICNSKTNISQIYIPYACKLLFQELMTMAIYPKLVLEDM
- a CDS encoding origin recognition complex subunit 5, putative; translated protein: MHKIKDSESDINSDDCNATAQDCIYSFSSPKKQKINISNSSQNSRAKENESTLPSNTDSTCSNQNSISRLKKKQKNCEYINDSNEDKETNDNDDEDSEYQLENDEEEDDEDYEENMNKSEELNDGKDENDENDTKENEDTDEQNSLYDEELNEIIDEEYFKEIIPAIPRDILGTYITCLKTCGFEREVQLDRMINLLGDLRDPISVIQVLGLPGMGKTKVVKSFIKLLNVPYAYVNCLMAVYQSGKSAKNAIYHTILKDLSVSLLKEFDEYKKFNNITDYQYDPTKLVPNHVSNTDVFFSTLHKLLSFTPENEFNLQKNDKEIKGNDKRGKNIKINEKGKHNKLDKAGKKSQDISSAEKKQLEDEQNNTKKNRIKIYSNKNYYKDKLYDRSVVFILDNIRYLVRTHPDLFYALTRIHEYIKGPYNDLSKANKTTRGLCVILINRSPLPDEIFDGLPQPPTVWFDSYTSDMCKNILYRLYSTMCFESLLTYNDKDLKIYYTTNKNQGSTGKEFVIKKNNVVLENDVIYDIWCRYIDYIINVSYKDYKSDFHELLFICSHMWPLFIKPIIDGTLEPIVENMNALQRNIDTHIRVATYNHASHFTFELTDSVFLNQTNLKNKIDLSFYSKILLLGAYLASRNSPLTDKRFFNATVKGGAFNLPKKRKTRNSNESILTLIGQSIPKIFTFIRWLCLTDCLLVCFFDEQLILNSLICQQINSLIQLGFVSYYTPNNLSCLVRNSLMNGVQWSGFCGSTLLNSANNFAFLNNSVFCETNNSITYDPLDPYTKLTIQVPEETIRTISKELKIPLDELIL